The Ciconia boyciana chromosome 2, ASM3463844v1, whole genome shotgun sequence genome has a segment encoding these proteins:
- the NEUROD6 gene encoding neurogenic differentiation factor 6, translating to MLTLPFDESVVMPESQMCRKFSRESDDQKQMKNPESFSKQIVLRGKNIKRSPGEDTEKEEEEEEREEEDENGLPRRRGLRKKKTSKIRMERIKFRRQEANARERNRMHGLNDALDNLRKVVPCYSKTQKLSKIETLRLAKNYIWALSEILRIGKRPDLLTFVQNLCKGLSQPTTNLVAGCLQLNARSFLMGQAGEGAHHTRSPYSTFYPPYHSPELGTPPGHGTLDNSKSMKPYNYCSAYESFYESTSPECASPQFEGPLSPPPINYNGIFSLKQEESLDYGKNYNYGMHYCAVPPRGPLGQSSMFRLPTESHFPYDLHLRSQSLTMQDELNAVFHN from the coding sequence ATGTTAACACTACCGTTTGATGAGTCTGTTGTAATGCCAGAATCCCAGATGTGCAGAAAGTTTTCCAGAGAAAGTGATGaccaaaagcaaatgaagaacCCAGAAAGCTTTTCGAAGCAGATCGTGCTCCGAGGAAAGAATATTAAAAGGTCTCCTGgagaagacacagaaaaagaggaggaggaggaagagagagaagaggaggatgagAATGGCTTGCCTAGGCGAAGGGGCCTTCGGAAAAAAAAGACGAGCAAGATAAGGATGGAAAGGATCAAATTCAGGCGACAAGAAGCCAATGCTAGAGAGAGGAACCGGATGCACGGCCTTAACGATGCCCTGGACAATTTAAGGAAAGTGGTCCCTTGTTATTCTAAAACACAAAAACTGTCCAAAATAGAAACTTTAAGACTAGCCAAGAACTACATTTGGGCTCTTTCTGAAATCCTGCGAATTGGCAAGAGACCCGACCTGCTCACCTTCGTCCAAAACTTGTGCAAGGGTCTGTCCCAGCCAACTACAAACTTGGTGGCGGGATGCCTGCAGCTGAATGCCAGAAGTTTCCTGATGGGCCAGGCGGGCGAAGGCGCCCATCACACCCGCTCGCCCTACTCCACCTTCTACCCCCCTTACCACAGCCCCGAGCTCGGCACCCCCCCGGGGCACGGGACTCTCGACAACTCCAAGTCCATGAAACCCTACAATTACTGCAGCGCTTACGAGTCCTTCTATGAAAGCACTTCCCCCGAGTGTGCCAGCCCACAATTTGAAGGTCCCTTAAGTCCTCCCCCAATTAACTATAATGGGATATTTTCCCTGAAGCAAGAAGAAAGCTTGGACTATGGCAAAAATTACAATTACGGCATGCATTACTGTGCAGTGCCACCCAGGGGTCCCCTTGGGCAGAGCTCTATGTTCAGGTTGCCTACAGAGAGCCACTTCCCTTACGACTTACATCTGCGCAGCCAGTCTCTCACCATGCAAGATgaattaaatgcagtttttcataattaa